The proteins below come from a single Leifsonia sp. 1010 genomic window:
- a CDS encoding UDP-N-acetylglucosamine 2-epimerase, which produces MPIVLPVAVSLCGKRDSEIRMRPVVDALGRAGFLAPAADPFSAVVDPAADPAAAIEQHRPDAVLVHGGSATALAAAMTASERGIPVAHLDAGRCDGDVTASLSGEPVRRTLSRIAALQLAPTEHARRILLASAVPEERIVVTGDPLVDAALSGDTSAVAAEDRTMVLVAAHRPENRGAPMQRIGSAVRVLAARFPGLAFVLCSGPELAVHAGLTTAAGRPSNILSTPVPPFPELVRLLAEATLVLTDCAELEEVAPSLDVPVLVLSSTTDRPEGVLAGTSRTVGTRVETIVEEVSALLVDPNRHAAMAHRPSPFGDGHAAERIVAALSALIGCGERRPDFAPRVDIGVASR; this is translated from the coding sequence GTGCCGATCGTCCTTCCCGTCGCTGTCTCCCTCTGCGGCAAACGGGACTCCGAGATCCGGATGCGTCCGGTCGTCGATGCGCTCGGCCGGGCCGGATTCCTGGCGCCCGCCGCCGATCCCTTCTCCGCTGTCGTGGATCCGGCTGCGGATCCGGCCGCCGCGATCGAGCAGCACCGGCCCGACGCGGTGCTCGTCCACGGCGGTTCGGCGACGGCGCTGGCGGCGGCGATGACCGCTTCGGAGCGCGGCATTCCCGTTGCGCACCTGGACGCCGGGCGCTGCGACGGCGATGTCACCGCATCCCTTTCGGGCGAGCCCGTTCGGCGGACGCTCAGCCGGATCGCCGCCCTCCAGCTGGCGCCGACGGAGCACGCTCGGCGCATCCTGCTGGCCTCCGCCGTTCCCGAGGAACGGATCGTTGTCACCGGCGATCCTCTCGTCGACGCGGCGCTGTCCGGCGACACGAGTGCCGTGGCGGCGGAAGACCGCACGATGGTGCTCGTGGCCGCACACCGGCCCGAGAACCGCGGCGCCCCCATGCAGCGGATCGGATCCGCAGTCCGGGTGCTCGCGGCACGATTCCCCGGCCTGGCGTTCGTGCTGTGCTCCGGCCCGGAGCTCGCGGTGCATGCCGGGCTGACCACCGCGGCCGGACGGCCATCCAACATCCTGTCGACGCCGGTGCCGCCGTTCCCCGAGCTCGTCCGCCTGCTCGCAGAGGCAACGCTCGTGCTCACCGACTGCGCAGAGCTGGAGGAGGTGGCGCCGAGCCTCGACGTGCCGGTCCTCGTTCTCTCGTCGACGACGGATCGACCGGAGGGAGTACTCGCCGGGACGTCCCGCACGGTCGGGACGCGCGTCGAGACGATCGTGGAAGAAGTCTCGGCGCTCCTCGTCGATCCGAACCGCCATGCCGCCATGGCGCACCGGCCCAGCCCCTTCGGGGACGGGCACGCGGCCGAGCGGATCGTCGCAGCCCTGTCCGCTCTGATCGGCTGCGGCGAGCGGCGGCCGGACTTCGCGCCGCGCGTCGACATCGGGGTCGCATCTCGGTAG
- a CDS encoding phosphatase PAP2 family protein produces the protein MHSRRQTSWALRAPAHWIVWTVVLFALTIGLGLAAKAVPALRFDGLDAAVNRVNSPLLDDAALLLDRLDHPVVVAAILIVVFVILLFTVGWRRALGACVVTGSGWLTTLVVKTVVAQPRPSTADLTHVLHISPATLSYPSGHVVFAAALVTALAMVCRAGLPRAIVVVVGALFVLAVAWSRLYVGVHYGTDVVGGVLNGVAGAVLFAGLWNLVTRGRRRTR, from the coding sequence ATGCACTCGCGGCGACAGACCTCGTGGGCCCTGCGCGCCCCGGCCCACTGGATCGTCTGGACGGTCGTCCTCTTCGCGCTCACGATCGGGCTCGGTCTCGCTGCGAAGGCGGTGCCCGCACTGCGCTTCGACGGTCTCGACGCGGCCGTGAACCGCGTCAACTCCCCCCTGCTCGACGACGCGGCCCTGCTCCTCGACCGCCTCGACCATCCCGTCGTGGTGGCCGCGATCCTCATCGTCGTGTTCGTCATCCTGCTGTTCACGGTGGGATGGCGCCGAGCGCTGGGCGCGTGCGTCGTCACCGGCTCCGGCTGGCTGACCACGCTGGTCGTCAAGACGGTCGTCGCGCAGCCACGGCCGTCCACCGCCGACCTGACCCACGTGCTGCACATCTCGCCGGCGACGCTCAGCTACCCGAGCGGGCACGTGGTGTTCGCCGCGGCGCTCGTGACGGCTCTCGCCATGGTGTGCCGCGCAGGTCTCCCTCGCGCCATCGTGGTCGTCGTGGGCGCCCTGTTCGTGCTCGCCGTCGCCTGGTCGCGGCTCTACGTCGGCGTCCATTACGGCACCGACGTCGTGGGCGGTGTGCTCAACGGAGTCGCCGGCGCCGTGCTCTTCGCCGGTCTCTGGAACCTGGTGACGCGCGGCCGCCGCCGCACGCGCTGA
- a CDS encoding sigma-70 family RNA polymerase sigma factor, producing MPPTAVRPTDLELLHRVRRGEHAVFAELWTRYESWAHHVARRTTSRYDAEDIVQEAFTKVLAALRNGNGPTEGFAHYLRTAIRNVAATWGARDARMPLVPLGEEAHLPVYEFEVVDLGELEQPFRSLPERWRRILLLTCVHELPLSVAAEVLGMTPGAAAALAARARTGLRMAVTGVDGEDLTLAA from the coding sequence ATGCCGCCGACCGCCGTCCGCCCCACTGACCTGGAGCTTCTCCATCGGGTCCGTCGGGGCGAGCACGCGGTCTTCGCGGAGCTGTGGACGCGCTACGAATCGTGGGCGCACCACGTCGCCCGGCGCACGACCTCCCGTTACGACGCGGAGGACATCGTGCAGGAGGCCTTCACCAAGGTGCTCGCCGCCCTGCGCAACGGGAACGGGCCGACCGAGGGTTTCGCCCACTACCTGCGCACGGCGATCCGCAACGTCGCGGCCACCTGGGGCGCCCGCGACGCCCGGATGCCCCTCGTTCCCCTCGGCGAGGAGGCCCACCTCCCCGTCTACGAGTTCGAGGTCGTCGACTTAGGCGAGCTGGAGCAGCCGTTCCGCAGCCTCCCCGAACGCTGGCGGCGAATCCTGCTCCTGACCTGCGTGCACGAGCTGCCGCTTTCCGTCGCGGCCGAGGTCCTCGGAATGACGCCCGGCGCCGCCGCCGCACTCGCTGCCCGAGCGCGTACCGGTCTGCGCATGGCCGTCACCGGTGTCGACGGCGAGGATCTGACGCTCGCCGCCTGA
- a CDS encoding trypsin-like peptidase domain-containing protein yields the protein MTSTDQKRTDRSGRFPVWATVLLAVLGAVILLGSGVLGGLTLRSGASTLGMTPARPAALSSASVCDAERVASDVLPSIVTIGVVAGDGSGGTGSGEIISADGYILTNNHVIAPAAEGAKITVLYNDGTTHPAKLVGRSPRADIAVVKVEASGLPVIEQGDSTTLKVGQPVVALGAPLGLSSTVTTGVVSALGRTVPVQSDSDRNAVLADAIQTDASINPGNSGGALVDCDGRLVGVNSAIATVPGASGEAGGGSVGIGFAVPQAVAMPIAQQIISTGKVTYPIFGISVTPIQPGQGDNDQPGLYVQSVTPGGPSQQAGLRAGDVITRVDGKPVGSVDDLTAIQLTSKPGDGVDVVYVRDGRRQTTTVTLGNG from the coding sequence ATGACGTCGACCGACCAGAAGAGGACGGACCGATCCGGGCGATTCCCGGTGTGGGCCACCGTGCTGCTCGCCGTGCTGGGCGCGGTGATCCTGCTGGGGTCCGGGGTGCTCGGCGGCCTCACCCTCCGCTCGGGCGCATCGACGCTCGGGATGACACCCGCCCGGCCCGCTGCGCTTTCGTCCGCATCGGTGTGCGACGCCGAGCGTGTTGCGAGCGACGTGCTCCCCTCCATTGTGACCATCGGGGTGGTCGCCGGCGACGGGTCCGGCGGCACCGGCAGCGGGGAGATCATCTCGGCCGACGGCTACATCCTCACCAACAACCATGTCATCGCCCCCGCTGCCGAGGGTGCGAAGATCACCGTCCTCTACAACGACGGGACGACGCACCCGGCGAAACTCGTCGGCCGCTCGCCGCGCGCCGACATCGCCGTCGTGAAAGTCGAGGCGAGCGGGCTGCCCGTCATCGAGCAAGGGGACTCGACCACGCTCAAGGTCGGCCAGCCCGTGGTGGCGCTCGGCGCCCCGCTCGGCCTCTCCAGCACCGTGACGACCGGCGTTGTGAGCGCCCTCGGCCGCACGGTTCCGGTGCAGAGCGACAGCGACCGCAACGCTGTGCTGGCGGACGCGATCCAGACCGACGCCTCGATCAATCCCGGCAACTCGGGAGGTGCGCTCGTCGACTGCGACGGCCGGCTCGTCGGGGTGAACTCGGCGATCGCGACCGTGCCCGGTGCGTCCGGCGAAGCGGGCGGAGGGAGCGTCGGCATCGGCTTCGCGGTTCCCCAGGCGGTGGCGATGCCGATCGCCCAGCAGATCATCTCGACGGGCAAGGTGACCTATCCGATCTTCGGGATCTCGGTCACGCCGATCCAGCCCGGCCAAGGCGACAACGACCAGCCGGGGCTGTACGTGCAGTCGGTGACGCCGGGCGGGCCGTCGCAGCAGGCCGGCCTGAGGGCCGGGGATGTGATCACCCGGGTCGACGGCAAGCCTGTCGGCAGCGTCGACGACCTCACGGCGATCCAGCTCACAAGCAAACCCGGGGACGGTGTCGACGTCGTCTACGTGCGGGACGGCCGGCGACAGACCACGACGGTCACCCTCGGCAACGGCTGA
- a CDS encoding MDR family MFS transporter, protein MSHRQVLESLSGLLLGMFVSILAGTVVSTSMPRIISELHGDQTAYTWVVTSTLLATTVSTPIWGKLADLLNRKLLIQLALVIFVAGSAMAGFSQDTNMLIGFRVVQGLGAGGLTALSQIIMADIISPRERGRYMGLFGGVMAVGTVGGPLIGGLLTDSVGWRWNFFVGVPVAVAAILLLQFTLRLPKRPARKVRIDYLGAIFLAAGVSLLLIWVSLAGKNFDWWSAETMWMVGGSIALIVATIVTELVVKEPIIPLGMFKNRTFTLAVIASISVGVAMFGTSVFLGQYMQLARGATPTESGLLTLPMILGLLLSSMIVGNLISRFGKWKGFMIAGSLLLTAGLYLMSTIEYDTNYWLVSLYMLVLGAGVGMVMQNLVLIVQNTVRPEQLGAASSNVAFFRSLGGTIGVSVMGSILGTAVKDMMADRHQELLTAVGKLGAKGVAAAKSLQSGTLPEVNTLPVPIRTIVESVYGQAVADIFLVAVPLAIISVIAILFLPNIKLGSKTAIERMREENPETPLEAAEENAVEVAEALIGAPATGSVAAVRRAGDGHGPAGNGR, encoded by the coding sequence ATGTCACACCGGCAGGTGCTCGAATCCCTCTCCGGACTCCTGCTCGGGATGTTCGTCTCGATCCTCGCGGGCACGGTCGTGTCGACCTCGATGCCCCGGATCATCTCCGAACTGCACGGCGACCAGACCGCCTACACCTGGGTCGTCACCAGCACGCTGCTCGCCACCACGGTGTCGACGCCCATCTGGGGCAAGCTCGCCGACCTGCTCAACCGCAAGCTGCTCATCCAGCTCGCCCTCGTGATCTTCGTCGCGGGCTCGGCGATGGCCGGCTTCTCGCAGGACACCAACATGCTCATCGGCTTCCGCGTCGTGCAGGGCCTCGGTGCCGGTGGTCTGACGGCTCTGAGCCAGATCATCATGGCCGACATCATCAGCCCGCGGGAGCGCGGCCGGTACATGGGCCTGTTCGGCGGCGTCATGGCCGTCGGAACGGTCGGGGGCCCGCTCATCGGCGGCCTGCTCACCGACTCCGTCGGCTGGCGCTGGAACTTCTTCGTCGGCGTCCCCGTCGCGGTGGCCGCCATCCTGCTGCTCCAGTTCACGCTTCGCCTGCCGAAGCGCCCGGCGCGCAAGGTGCGCATCGACTACCTCGGCGCGATCTTCCTCGCGGCCGGCGTCTCGCTCCTGCTCATCTGGGTCTCGCTCGCGGGCAAGAACTTCGACTGGTGGAGCGCCGAGACCATGTGGATGGTCGGAGGCTCGATCGCCCTCATCGTCGCGACGATCGTGACCGAACTCGTCGTGAAGGAGCCGATCATCCCGCTCGGGATGTTCAAGAACCGCACGTTCACGCTCGCCGTCATCGCGTCGATCTCGGTCGGTGTCGCCATGTTCGGCACGTCGGTCTTCCTCGGCCAGTACATGCAGCTCGCCCGTGGCGCGACGCCCACCGAGTCCGGTCTGCTGACGCTGCCGATGATCCTCGGGCTCCTGCTGTCGTCGATGATCGTGGGCAACCTGATCAGCCGGTTCGGCAAGTGGAAGGGCTTCATGATCGCCGGATCCCTGCTGCTCACGGCCGGGCTGTATCTGATGAGCACCATCGAGTACGACACGAACTACTGGCTCGTCTCGCTCTACATGCTCGTGCTCGGCGCCGGCGTCGGCATGGTCATGCAGAACCTGGTCCTCATCGTCCAGAACACGGTCCGCCCGGAGCAGCTCGGTGCGGCCAGCTCGAACGTCGCGTTCTTCCGCAGCCTCGGCGGCACCATCGGCGTCTCGGTGATGGGATCCATCCTGGGCACCGCGGTGAAGGACATGATGGCCGACCGCCACCAGGAGCTGCTGACCGCGGTCGGCAAGCTCGGCGCGAAGGGCGTCGCCGCCGCCAAGTCGCTGCAGAGCGGGACGCTCCCCGAGGTCAACACCCTCCCGGTGCCCATCCGGACGATCGTCGAGTCGGTCTACGGACAGGCCGTCGCCGACATCTTCCTGGTCGCCGTCCCGCTCGCGATCATCTCCGTCATCGCCATACTCTTCCTCCCGAACATCAAGCTCGGCAGCAAGACCGCCATCGAGCGGATGCGCGAGGAGAACCCCGAGACGCCGCTCGAGGCCGCGGAGGAGAACGCGGTGGAGGTCGCGGAGGCCCTGATCGGCGCCCCGGCCACCGGATCGGTCGCCGCGGTCCGGCGAGCCGGCGACGGCCACGGCCCGGCTGGGAACGGCCGCTAG
- a CDS encoding MarR family transcriptional regulator gives MDNTDRVAAGSAATLPAAPEPASDAAISEVEEQFTRLFNQVGTAMRDRAVRIHPDLQPGSYKLLTTIVRSGPIHAGALAAMLYTDKSVISRQVKLLEDMGFIERKTDPTDRRASFIAATPEAIEKVNEVRAADQATLYRGLRRWGEEDVRRLAELLGRLNEVTR, from the coding sequence ATGGACAACACGGATCGGGTGGCGGCGGGCTCTGCCGCCACCCTTCCCGCCGCCCCGGAACCGGCGAGCGACGCAGCCATCTCCGAGGTCGAGGAGCAGTTCACCCGGCTGTTCAACCAGGTCGGCACGGCGATGCGGGATCGCGCGGTCCGCATCCACCCGGACCTGCAGCCGGGAAGCTACAAACTGCTGACGACGATCGTGCGCAGCGGCCCCATCCACGCCGGAGCCCTCGCCGCCATGCTCTACACCGACAAGAGCGTGATCAGCCGGCAGGTGAAGCTGCTGGAGGACATGGGCTTCATCGAGCGCAAGACCGACCCGACCGACCGGCGGGCCAGCTTCATCGCTGCGACGCCCGAGGCGATCGAGAAGGTCAACGAGGTGCGGGCCGCCGACCAGGCGACGCTGTACCGAGGTCTCCGGCGCTGGGGCGAAGAGGATGTGCGTCGTCTGGCCGAACTGCTCGGCCGCCTCAACGAGGTCACCCGCTAG
- a CDS encoding sigma-70 family RNA polymerase sigma factor — MTGELDDLSDADLIVLARDGDTLAYGVLWKRHWQAGRAMAASITGRFDPDDLASEAFARILTSLGRGKGPTSGFRSYLATTVRNVAIDWSRRKTTPNIEDADVIEDWTFSEVTALDRMDRQTMAKAFYALPDKWQEVLWYTEIEDMAPREVAPLMGLNANAVSALALRAREGLRQSWINAHLASAPTEDPIHAWTLKKLGPFVRGRLAKADRRKVTQHLDACERCADAASEADRVGSRIALGILPLFLGLAGATAYLSTIGGSGTAVAATLPDTTPAGTPQADPTTAVRGAGRLRHLSSAATGGSKAGMAAVAASVVAAAALTCGAVVAAPGSELAAAETGRGSSSDSQNAGHDEPENVTETSRPTPEQKGQLKPDAPTTDATSGAKPGGDESTPPTIDSPVTEPVAPATPSGPGAEAPAVPPVAAPAPAPQGCVAAIQAIPAADTLLAYRLDDEAGSRTTTDLVHGNTARYSGHPGAGEWNLTDETLRQPTDRFTIQIWFQATQGGGRLLGFSGSSDGVSAYYDRHLFLTDDGRLVFGVFPEAVRTVASPSSYTDGRWHQATATLSDDGMALYVDGEEVARDASVTQAHAFPGHWRIGADNLDNWGPDTPSARQITGSLAFAAVYGVPLSADQVRAQWNLCS; from the coding sequence ATGACCGGTGAACTCGACGACCTCTCCGACGCCGACCTGATCGTCCTCGCACGAGACGGAGACACGCTCGCCTACGGCGTGCTCTGGAAGCGGCATTGGCAGGCCGGCCGCGCCATGGCGGCCTCCATCACCGGCCGGTTCGACCCCGACGATCTCGCGTCGGAGGCGTTCGCGCGCATCCTGACGTCGCTCGGCCGCGGCAAGGGCCCGACGTCGGGTTTCCGCTCGTACCTCGCGACGACGGTCCGGAACGTGGCCATCGACTGGTCGCGCCGCAAGACGACCCCGAACATCGAAGACGCCGACGTGATCGAGGACTGGACGTTCAGCGAGGTCACCGCCCTCGACCGCATGGATAGGCAGACGATGGCGAAAGCCTTCTACGCGCTGCCCGACAAGTGGCAGGAGGTGCTCTGGTACACCGAGATCGAAGACATGGCGCCTCGTGAAGTGGCGCCGCTCATGGGCCTCAATGCGAACGCGGTCTCCGCGCTCGCGCTCCGCGCACGCGAAGGGCTCCGACAGTCCTGGATCAACGCGCACCTGGCGAGCGCGCCGACCGAGGACCCGATCCACGCATGGACGCTGAAGAAGCTCGGCCCGTTCGTTCGAGGGCGACTCGCCAAGGCCGACCGCCGCAAGGTGACGCAGCACCTCGACGCCTGCGAGCGCTGCGCGGACGCCGCCTCCGAGGCCGACCGCGTCGGCTCTCGGATCGCTCTCGGAATCCTGCCCTTGTTCCTGGGGCTCGCCGGCGCGACCGCCTACCTTTCGACCATCGGCGGATCGGGAACCGCCGTCGCCGCGACGCTCCCCGATACGACGCCGGCCGGTACACCCCAGGCCGATCCGACGACCGCCGTCCGCGGCGCTGGGCGGCTCCGGCACCTGTCGAGCGCCGCGACCGGCGGTTCGAAGGCCGGGATGGCCGCCGTCGCGGCCAGTGTCGTGGCGGCCGCGGCCCTCACCTGCGGCGCCGTCGTCGCCGCGCCCGGGTCCGAACTCGCCGCGGCCGAGACCGGGCGGGGCTCCTCCTCCGACTCGCAGAACGCGGGCCACGACGAGCCCGAAAACGTAACCGAGACCTCCCGCCCGACGCCCGAGCAGAAAGGCCAGTTGAAGCCGGACGCCCCCACGACGGACGCCACTTCCGGGGCAAAACCCGGTGGTGACGAGAGCACCCCGCCCACGATCGACTCCCCCGTCACGGAGCCTGTCGCTCCGGCGACCCCGAGCGGGCCCGGCGCGGAGGCGCCCGCGGTCCCGCCGGTAGCCGCTCCTGCGCCCGCTCCGCAGGGCTGCGTCGCCGCGATCCAGGCGATCCCGGCGGCCGACACGCTGTTGGCGTACCGACTGGACGACGAGGCCGGATCCCGCACCACGACGGATCTCGTCCACGGGAACACCGCACGCTATTCGGGACACCCCGGCGCGGGCGAGTGGAACCTGACAGACGAGACGCTCCGCCAACCCACCGACCGATTCACCATCCAGATCTGGTTCCAGGCGACCCAGGGCGGCGGACGGCTGCTGGGGTTCAGCGGATCGAGTGACGGCGTCTCGGCGTACTACGACCGCCACCTGTTCCTGACGGACGACGGTCGCCTGGTGTTCGGCGTCTTCCCGGAAGCCGTCCGAACCGTGGCTTCCCCATCCAGCTACACCGATGGCCGCTGGCACCAGGCCACCGCCACGTTGTCGGACGACGGGATGGCGCTCTACGTCGACGGCGAAGAGGTCGCCCGTGACGCGTCCGTCACGCAGGCGCACGCCTTCCCCGGGCACTGGCGCATCGGAGCGGACAACCTCGATAACTGGGGGCCGGATACTCCGTCCGCGCGGCAGATCACGGGGAGCCTCGCTTTCGCGGCCGTCTACGGCGTCCCGCTGTCTGCCGACCAGGTGCGCGCCCAGTGGAACCTGTGCAGTTGA
- a CDS encoding helix-turn-helix domain-containing protein codes for MQTSTTDGLRERKKAQVRADLERATLELALERDLDEVTVDEICARVPVSHRTFFNYFDTKEDALFDVRRAWGDPAWIGGRLTDAYRGSFVAALVDTLFTASLPDEQDAELREARMLIAARHSGLLRRRLGRFDDLRAGLVSAVAVFLEDLAREDGATPGAAENDADAAARAELLVVACIAAIRIAVREWAEAGGNGSADEVAERAVAITRSVAPFVR; via the coding sequence ATGCAAACTTCAACCACCGACGGACTGCGCGAGCGCAAGAAGGCCCAAGTCAGAGCCGACCTCGAACGCGCCACCCTGGAACTCGCGCTCGAGCGCGACCTCGACGAGGTGACGGTCGACGAGATCTGCGCGCGCGTTCCGGTCTCGCACCGCACCTTCTTCAACTACTTCGACACGAAGGAGGACGCGCTCTTCGACGTGCGCCGCGCGTGGGGCGACCCGGCGTGGATCGGGGGCCGCCTGACCGACGCATACCGGGGAAGCTTCGTCGCCGCCCTCGTCGACACCCTGTTCACCGCGTCTCTCCCCGACGAGCAGGATGCGGAGCTCCGCGAGGCGCGGATGCTCATCGCCGCCCGTCACTCCGGCCTCCTCCGGCGCCGTCTCGGACGGTTCGACGACCTGCGAGCGGGCCTCGTCTCGGCCGTCGCCGTTTTCCTGGAGGACCTCGCCCGGGAGGATGGCGCGACGCCCGGCGCCGCCGAGAACGACGCGGACGCCGCCGCCCGGGCCGAGCTGCTCGTCGTCGCGTGCATCGCCGCCATCCGCATCGCCGTCCGCGAATGGGCCGAGGCGGGCGGGAACGGCTCCGCCGACGAGGTCGCCGAGCGTGCCGTGGCGATCACGCGGTCGGTGGCACCGTTCGTCCGCTGA
- a CDS encoding LuxR C-terminal-related transcriptional regulator, with amino-acid sequence MQTSNSTHGLPVRLDPMVGRREEVSLIRRLLQTSSRLVTVTGTAGVGKSRVAIAAAESLRRSVSGVWYVDVRGRGQDVALAVAQELKVDPGDDTLGAVVAAIGDEDALLLIDDADEAVAETSAVVDALLLACPGVRAIVTSREPPSSAAQALVAIGPFAHRDLTAGSDAVRLFADRAASGDALFSVDESTLPEVVTICEATYGVPLAIELAAAQLQFMDVRTLAGRISHQLDTLEPAAAESRSLRAAVEDSWDRCTETERHVWTDLAVLAPGWDLDLGESMAALSADGPREARTALKQLIRRSVVHRRRVEGDVRYELLPALREFGAERATHPEDAQGHFVSCMLLRLHDAEDDWFGGRQREILQRLRGDIANIRRAVSTAAALGDTDRAVEVAVTAWRQAWMLHGSGDEVATWLGTAFASGRPSPFWAAQGHALRAAVFGQTGKPGLARSELATARAALEEVANGDDAEATHDCAVSVRSAAEVIDADDRRALELLRALMDELGEDAYRFGRTNTPQRLAARLHALGERAEGSRVGDDITERALVVGDRFERSFVLTTRASACAAAREYATTEADAREALVVKRGLGNGLGVAQSLELLADVAREHADPARGATLLGAAAARWRDAGAIRANYPPYFYDRASTERALRHRLGADAFDRAFAYGAALSEDESIDFALHGMVEARTRTGIPDSSRTPELTPREGQVAALVADGASNKEIARQLFVSIRTVETHVQNALVKLGLRSRTELALWHREQLSRG; translated from the coding sequence ATGCAGACATCGAACTCCACGCACGGCCTGCCCGTGCGCTTGGACCCGATGGTCGGGCGCCGTGAGGAGGTCTCACTGATCCGACGCCTCCTGCAGACCTCGAGCCGTCTGGTGACCGTCACGGGAACGGCGGGCGTGGGGAAGAGCCGCGTCGCGATCGCGGCCGCGGAGTCGCTGCGGCGCTCGGTCTCCGGCGTCTGGTACGTGGATGTTCGTGGTCGCGGGCAGGATGTCGCACTGGCGGTCGCTCAGGAGCTGAAGGTCGATCCGGGCGACGACACCCTCGGCGCCGTGGTCGCCGCAATCGGCGACGAGGACGCGCTCCTGCTGATCGACGACGCCGACGAGGCCGTGGCCGAGACGTCGGCGGTGGTCGACGCCCTCCTCCTGGCCTGCCCGGGTGTGCGCGCCATCGTCACCTCCCGCGAACCGCCCTCCTCAGCCGCGCAGGCGCTCGTGGCGATCGGCCCCTTCGCCCACCGCGACCTCACAGCGGGCAGCGACGCCGTCCGGCTGTTCGCTGATCGTGCCGCATCGGGCGACGCCCTCTTCTCCGTAGACGAGAGCACGCTGCCGGAGGTCGTCACGATCTGCGAGGCCACCTACGGGGTGCCTCTGGCGATCGAACTGGCCGCCGCGCAACTGCAGTTCATGGATGTGCGAACGCTCGCTGGTCGCATCTCCCACCAGCTGGACACTCTGGAACCGGCGGCGGCGGAGTCCCGGTCGCTCAGGGCAGCCGTGGAGGACAGCTGGGATCGCTGCACGGAGACGGAGCGGCACGTGTGGACGGATCTCGCGGTGCTGGCCCCGGGCTGGGATCTCGACCTCGGAGAGTCCATGGCCGCCCTGAGCGCCGATGGTCCGCGAGAAGCGCGCACGGCGCTCAAGCAGCTCATCCGGCGTTCGGTGGTCCATCGCCGACGCGTCGAGGGGGATGTGCGCTACGAGCTGCTGCCGGCGCTGCGGGAGTTCGGGGCCGAGCGGGCGACGCATCCCGAGGACGCCCAGGGCCACTTCGTCTCGTGCATGCTGCTGCGGTTGCACGACGCGGAAGACGACTGGTTCGGCGGCCGTCAACGCGAGATCCTGCAGCGTCTGCGCGGTGACATCGCCAACATTCGCCGAGCGGTGTCCACGGCCGCTGCGCTCGGCGACACCGATCGAGCCGTCGAGGTCGCGGTGACGGCCTGGCGGCAGGCGTGGATGCTTCACGGCAGCGGCGACGAGGTCGCGACCTGGCTCGGGACCGCCTTCGCCTCCGGACGTCCGTCGCCGTTCTGGGCGGCGCAGGGGCACGCGCTCCGAGCGGCCGTCTTCGGCCAGACGGGGAAGCCGGGACTTGCCCGCAGCGAGCTGGCCACCGCCCGCGCTGCTCTCGAGGAGGTGGCGAACGGCGACGACGCCGAGGCGACGCACGACTGCGCGGTGAGCGTCCGCAGCGCCGCCGAAGTCATCGACGCCGACGACAGGCGCGCGCTGGAGCTGCTCCGTGCCCTGATGGACGAGCTCGGCGAGGACGCCTATCGTTTCGGCCGCACGAACACCCCGCAACGTCTCGCGGCGCGGCTGCACGCCCTCGGCGAGCGCGCGGAGGGGTCGCGCGTCGGCGACGACATCACCGAACGCGCCCTCGTGGTCGGCGACCGTTTCGAGCGGTCCTTCGTGCTCACGACGCGGGCGTCCGCGTGCGCTGCCGCCCGCGAGTACGCGACGACCGAAGCGGATGCCCGAGAGGCGCTGGTGGTGAAGCGCGGACTGGGCAACGGGCTGGGTGTCGCCCAGTCGCTCGAACTGCTCGCCGACGTCGCGCGCGAGCACGCGGATCCCGCCCGCGGCGCGACCCTCCTGGGGGCTGCGGCGGCCCGGTGGCGCGACGCCGGCGCGATCCGCGCCAACTACCCGCCCTACTTCTACGACCGAGCGTCGACCGAGCGCGCGCTGCGCCACCGCCTCGGCGCCGACGCCTTCGACCGGGCGTTCGCCTACGGGGCGGCGCTGAGCGAGGACGAGAGCATCGACTTCGCATTGCACGGGATGGTCGAGGCCAGGACGCGCACGGGCATCCCGGACTCGTCGCGGACGCCGGAGCTGACGCCGCGCGAGGGCCAGGTGGCGGCCCTGGTGGCAGACGGGGCGTCCAACAAGGAGATCGCGCGGCAGTTGTTCGTGTCGATCCGCACAGTGGAGACGCACGTTCAGAACGCTCTGGTGAAGCTGGGGTTGCGCTCGCGAACAGAGCTGGCGCTCTGGCATCGGGAGCAACTGTCTCGGGGATGA
- a CDS encoding GNAT family N-acetyltransferase: MSLSVEKQPEQSRYALLQDGEVIGVAEYELRHDAIVFTHTEVDEEKREKGMASTLVQTALDDVRDNTDLRVIASCPYVRSWLSEHPDYAELQKR; this comes from the coding sequence ATGAGCCTGAGCGTCGAGAAACAGCCGGAGCAGTCCCGTTACGCCCTGCTTCAGGACGGCGAGGTGATCGGCGTCGCGGAGTACGAGCTGCGGCATGACGCGATCGTCTTCACGCACACGGAGGTCGACGAGGAGAAGCGCGAGAAGGGGATGGCGTCGACGCTCGTGCAGACGGCGCTCGACGACGTGCGCGACAACACCGACCTCCGCGTGATCGCCTCGTGCCCCTACGTGCGGAGCTGGCTCAGCGAGCACCCCGACTACGCGGAGCTGCAGAAGCGGTAG